Proteins encoded in a region of the Enterococcus gilvus ATCC BAA-350 genome:
- a CDS encoding cell division protein FtsQ/DivIB: MEVRNISREEFPEENKEQEEKPKPKKENLTPWQLANMEYLKQKALENGGPEVPPSISEHSETSSTDEPADEEDEVPVEQETIDAEFEIEENTEEEEETSKGPKNGSFLERLPNIKHERNRRLVRRSSILIGLFSIPALLLLYYISPLGKLGGVSVQGNERISAEVIKKELNFTVGDNLWSQFFDRQDNIKKLKKQELQIENAEVHIDGFNHFEVQVKEFPEVAYLESNGKYSPVISNGKIIPVEVEKSNGDLPILESFTGSKRILNVLDGYKKLTEEVKQGISQIKYAPTSENKELLEIFMNDGNKVLVSISELGTKMNYYPQVAKEMNDKQIKGVVDMEAGIYSYPYAENSATEDSAQDSTEQTETPAGND; this comes from the coding sequence TTGGAGGTGAGGAACATTAGCCGCGAAGAGTTTCCAGAGGAAAACAAAGAGCAAGAGGAAAAACCAAAACCTAAAAAAGAAAATTTAACACCTTGGCAATTAGCAAATATGGAATATTTGAAGCAGAAAGCACTAGAAAATGGCGGACCGGAAGTACCACCCAGTATTTCTGAGCACTCGGAGACATCAAGCACTGATGAACCCGCCGATGAAGAAGACGAAGTACCAGTAGAGCAGGAAACAATCGATGCTGAATTTGAGATAGAAGAGAACACGGAAGAAGAAGAAGAGACTTCGAAAGGACCGAAAAATGGATCTTTCTTAGAGCGGCTGCCAAACATCAAGCACGAGCGAAATCGTCGTTTGGTTCGCAGGTCTTCAATTTTGATCGGACTATTTTCAATACCGGCACTATTATTATTATATTATATTTCGCCCTTGGGTAAGCTAGGCGGAGTGAGTGTCCAAGGTAATGAGAGAATTTCAGCAGAGGTAATAAAAAAAGAACTCAATTTTACTGTAGGCGATAATCTTTGGAGTCAGTTTTTTGACCGTCAAGATAATATCAAGAAGTTAAAGAAGCAAGAATTGCAAATTGAAAATGCGGAAGTCCATATTGATGGCTTTAATCATTTCGAAGTGCAAGTAAAAGAATTTCCGGAAGTCGCTTATTTGGAAAGTAATGGGAAATATTCACCTGTTATTTCTAATGGGAAAATCATACCAGTTGAAGTTGAAAAAAGTAATGGCGATTTACCGATCCTGGAAAGCTTTACTGGATCAAAACGCATTTTAAATGTACTGGATGGCTATAAAAAATTAACAGAAGAAGTCAAACAGGGAATTTCTCAGATCAAATACGCTCCGACAAGCGAGAATAAAGAATTGCTGGAAATTTTCATGAATGATGGAAATAAAGTTTTGGTAAGTATTAGTGAATTAGGCACTAAAATGAATTATTATCCTCAGGTCGCCAAAGAAATGAATGACAAACAAATCAAAGGTGTCGTAGATATGGAAGCAGGGATTTACAGCTATCCTTACGCTGAGAATTCAGCTACTGAAGATTCAGCGCAGGACTCAACAGAACAAACCGAAACACCCGCTGGGAATGATTAA
- the ftsA gene encoding cell division protein FtsA, which translates to MAKAGMYVGLDIGTTSIKVVVAEYIDSQMNIIGVGNAKSEGINRGIIVDIDKTVQAIQRAVKQAEEKAGIQIKSVSVGLPANLLEVETCQGMIAVNNESKEIMDEDVRNVASAAMVRSVPPERQIVALLPQEFTVDGFEGIKDPRGMIGVRLEMFGLVFTGPKTIIHNITKCVEKAGLTVAETVITSLALTESTLSDGEKDFGTIVIDMGGGQTTTAVMHDKQLKFTHVDQEGGEFVTKDISIVLNTSFNNAEALKINYGDAYPSRTSADEDFPVDVIGKTDPVKVDERYLAEIIEARLEQIFRKAKEALDEIEALDLPGGVVLTGGAASLPGVVDLAEDIFGTTVKLHVPNQMGLRNPVFTNVISIVNYSAELSDVYHLAKSAVTGEKVSLSTSPQTNAVSTAPVYDDYEAANDYEEETKPKNEEKVTGKIKDFFSNIFD; encoded by the coding sequence ATGGCAAAAGCAGGAATGTATGTAGGCCTTGATATCGGGACAACATCGATAAAAGTTGTTGTTGCCGAGTACATCGATAGCCAAATGAATATCATTGGTGTTGGAAACGCAAAATCAGAAGGAATCAACCGTGGGATTATCGTAGATATTGATAAAACAGTACAAGCGATTCAACGAGCAGTAAAACAGGCCGAGGAAAAAGCCGGGATTCAGATCAAAAGTGTCAGCGTAGGATTACCTGCCAACTTATTAGAAGTTGAGACTTGTCAGGGAATGATCGCTGTTAATAATGAATCGAAAGAAATTATGGATGAAGACGTTCGTAATGTCGCTTCAGCAGCAATGGTTCGTTCAGTTCCTCCTGAAAGACAAATCGTTGCATTATTACCTCAAGAGTTTACTGTTGATGGCTTTGAAGGCATCAAGGATCCACGAGGGATGATCGGTGTTCGACTTGAAATGTTCGGACTGGTCTTTACAGGACCTAAGACGATTATCCACAACATTACAAAATGTGTAGAAAAAGCAGGATTGACTGTTGCTGAAACAGTGATTACTTCTTTAGCATTGACAGAGTCTACTTTATCAGATGGTGAGAAAGATTTTGGTACGATTGTTATCGACATGGGCGGCGGTCAAACAACAACGGCAGTTATGCACGATAAGCAATTAAAATTCACTCACGTGGATCAAGAAGGCGGAGAGTTTGTTACAAAAGATATTTCCATCGTCTTAAATACGTCATTCAACAATGCAGAGGCATTGAAAATCAATTATGGAGATGCCTATCCAAGTCGTACGTCTGCTGACGAAGATTTCCCAGTAGATGTTATTGGGAAAACAGATCCTGTGAAAGTGGACGAACGCTATCTAGCTGAGATTATCGAAGCACGGCTGGAACAAATTTTCCGTAAAGCCAAAGAAGCATTGGATGAAATCGAAGCGTTAGATTTACCTGGCGGTGTTGTGTTGACAGGTGGAGCGGCTAGCTTACCAGGCGTGGTCGACTTAGCAGAAGATATTTTTGGGACAACAGTGAAGCTGCACGTACCAAATCAAATGGGATTGAGAAATCCGGTCTTTACAAATGTCATCAGTATCGTCAATTATTCAGCTGAACTAAGTGATGTGTATCATTTAGCAAAATCTGCTGTTACAGGTGAAAAAGTGTCCTTATCTACTTCACCTCAAACAAATGCTGTTTCAACAGCTCCTGTATATGATGATTACGAAGCAGCAAATGACTATGAAGAAGAAACAAAGCCAAAAAATGAAGAAAAAGTAACTGGGAAGATCAAAGATTTCTTTTCAAATATTTTTGATTAA